The following proteins are encoded in a genomic region of Enterocloster clostridioformis:
- a CDS encoding type IV toxin-antitoxin system AbiEi family antitoxin domain-containing protein, with protein sequence MDGVWKQIGAIADENSGIITTAQVEAAGISRTALKRYVDEKQLIRVCKGLYVLEKGMVDEYALLQARSGKVLYSYGTALFLWGLSDRVPHTIDLTVPHGTNVSKIKRDNPQIRFHYAQPPLFEIGWTETKSPQGGTVRLYDKERCICDLIRDKKEIDMQLYTQAIKDYFRSGANSRKLLKYGKQFGIEEQIRTYMEVLT encoded by the coding sequence ATGGATGGTGTTTGGAAACAGATTGGAGCTATTGCAGATGAAAACAGCGGTATCATAACAACTGCTCAGGTTGAAGCTGCCGGGATCAGCCGTACTGCCCTGAAGCGCTATGTTGATGAAAAGCAGCTTATACGGGTCTGTAAAGGACTGTATGTATTGGAAAAAGGGATGGTGGATGAATATGCGCTGCTGCAGGCCCGGAGCGGAAAAGTCCTGTATTCTTATGGAACAGCGCTTTTTCTGTGGGGCCTGTCTGACAGGGTGCCGCACACGATTGATTTAACCGTGCCGCACGGTACAAATGTAAGCAAAATCAAACGGGATAATCCACAAATTCGCTTTCACTATGCACAGCCACCGCTGTTTGAAATCGGCTGGACGGAAACTAAATCGCCACAGGGCGGCACAGTGCGGCTTTATGACAAGGAACGCTGTATCTGTGATTTAATTCGTGATAAAAAGGAAATTGATATGCAGCTTTATACCCAGGCAATCAAAGATTATTTTCGTAGCGGCGCTAATAGCCGGAAATTACTCAAATACGGAAAGCAGTTTGGAATCGAAGAACAAATAAGAACATACATGGAGGTACTAACATGA
- a CDS encoding DUF4397 domain-containing protein, with the protein MNNNKPYSVPSLRMTQVEDPVDPGFTYPDTDVVIPSPDEEIDPDFSVMPPYYPDYPVRPDYPVRPDYPVRPNYPSYYPIPCVFCNNNQWIRGGIRLLNAATGYNPFTVYIDNRAVFSGLDFSEVTQYRQLSQGYHTFSIMGSNGYVYLRKSMYVGDGMATIAIVNSSTGLDLVSIHDTACPTDWTSSCFRVCNLAYYSGPVNASLGNIYFNSVNFADAASFSRLSSGNYTLRVARSARPDNTLVTTPITLNPSRIYTLYVLNWNPSADTIQTLLVEDRRG; encoded by the coding sequence ATGAATAACAATAAGCCCTACTCTGTACCATCACTCAGGATGACCCAGGTAGAAGACCCGGTTGATCCAGGTTTCACATATCCTGATACTGACGTCGTAATACCATCTCCCGACGAGGAAATCGACCCTGATTTTTCTGTCATGCCCCCTTACTACCCAGACTACCCTGTACGTCCGGACTACCCTGTGCGTCCGGATTATCCTGTACGCCCCAATTACCCGTCATATTATCCCATCCCCTGCGTGTTCTGCAACAATAACCAGTGGATTCGCGGCGGAATTCGTCTGTTAAATGCAGCTACCGGATATAACCCATTTACCGTGTATATAGATAACAGGGCTGTGTTTTCCGGACTGGATTTCTCTGAAGTGACCCAGTACCGCCAGCTATCCCAGGGCTATCATACATTCTCCATCATGGGCTCAAATGGTTACGTATATCTCCGCAAATCCATGTATGTAGGTGACGGAATGGCCACCATCGCCATTGTCAACTCTTCCACGGGCCTGGACCTGGTTTCTATCCATGATACGGCATGCCCCACGGACTGGACCTCATCCTGCTTCCGAGTCTGCAATTTAGCCTATTACAGCGGACCTGTCAATGCCTCCCTTGGCAATATCTATTTTAACTCTGTAAACTTTGCCGATGCAGCCAGCTTCAGCCGGCTCAGCTCCGGTAACTATACCCTGCGTGTCGCCCGTTCCGCCCGACCGGATAACACCCTTGTTACCACGCCAATAACCTTGAATCCATCCCGGATTTATACCCTGTATGTATTAAACTGGAACCCTTCCGCGGATACCATACAGACACTTTTGGTAGAAGACCGGAGAGGTTAA
- a CDS encoding Gfo/Idh/MocA family oxidoreductase — protein sequence MENPSLYYAAVYSRNQETASSFAAKYGVKTTYTDLKAFACADDLDAVYIASPNRLHYGQAALLLSHGKHVLQYHACCAGHSRFSISEGKGIDIVDQRICGIHRTALCHDIDRVKYLKGGNGRHHRCEQDGR from the coding sequence ATGGAAAATCCCAGCCTTTACTATGCAGCCGTCTATTCCAGAAATCAGGAGACAGCCAGCAGCTTCGCGGCAAAATATGGAGTTAAAACAACCTACACAGACCTGAAAGCCTTTGCCTGTGCTGATGACCTGGACGCTGTCTATATTGCCAGCCCAAACAGACTCCACTATGGACAGGCCGCACTTCTCTTATCCCATGGAAAACATGTACTGCAGTACCACGCCTGCTGCGCAGGCCATTCCCGGTTTTCCATATCGGAAGGCAAAGGAATAGATATAGTAGACCAACGTATTTGTGGAATCCACCGGACCGCCCTGTGTCATGACATTGACAGAGTCAAATATCTTAAAGGAGGCAATGGACGCCACCACAGATGTGAACAGGATGGTAGGTGA
- a CDS encoding NADP-dependent isocitrate dehydrogenase gives MDKIKMTTPIVEMDGDEMTRILWQMIKDDLLLPYIDLKTEYYDLGLEYRDETNDQVTIDSANATKKYGVAVKCATITPNAARVEEYHLKEMWKSPNGTIRAILDGTVFRAPIVVKGIDPCVKNWKKPITIARHAYGDVYKGSEMKIPGPGKVELVYTAGDGSESRELVHDFTCPGIVQGMHNINKSIESFARSCFNYALDTKQELWFATKDTISKKYDHTFKDIFQEIFDSEYAEKFEAAGITYFYTLIDDAVARVMKSEGGYIWACKNYDGDVMSDMISSAFGSLAMMTSVLVSPDGNYEYEAAHGTVQRHYYKHLKGEETSTNSVATIFAWTGALRKRGELDGNKELMEFADKLEKATIDTIEGGEMTKDLALITTIPNPVVLNSGDFIKAIAKRL, from the coding sequence ATGGACAAGATTAAGATGACCACCCCGATTGTTGAGATGGACGGCGATGAGATGACTAGAATTCTCTGGCAGATGATCAAAGACGACCTGCTGCTGCCATACATAGATTTAAAGACAGAGTACTATGACCTTGGACTGGAATACAGGGACGAGACTAACGACCAGGTAACCATTGATTCCGCCAATGCCACCAAAAAGTACGGCGTGGCTGTTAAATGTGCCACCATCACCCCCAACGCTGCCCGCGTGGAGGAATACCACCTGAAGGAAATGTGGAAGAGTCCCAACGGAACCATACGTGCCATCCTGGACGGAACCGTGTTCCGTGCACCTATTGTGGTAAAGGGAATCGATCCATGTGTTAAGAACTGGAAAAAGCCCATCACCATTGCCAGACATGCTTACGGCGATGTTTACAAGGGTTCTGAGATGAAGATACCTGGTCCGGGAAAGGTGGAACTGGTTTACACTGCCGGGGATGGTTCCGAGAGCCGGGAGCTGGTTCACGACTTCACCTGCCCGGGCATCGTACAGGGCATGCACAATATCAATAAATCCATTGAAAGCTTTGCCAGAAGCTGCTTCAACTATGCCCTGGATACAAAGCAGGAACTCTGGTTTGCCACCAAGGATACCATCTCCAAGAAGTATGACCATACCTTCAAGGATATCTTCCAGGAGATTTTCGACAGTGAGTATGCAGAAAAATTTGAAGCTGCCGGCATCACCTATTTCTACACCCTGATTGACGACGCCGTGGCCCGCGTCATGAAATCCGAGGGCGGCTATATCTGGGCCTGCAAGAACTACGACGGCGATGTCATGAGCGACATGATATCCTCTGCCTTCGGCTCCCTGGCCATGATGACTTCTGTCCTGGTATCCCCGGACGGCAACTATGAATACGAGGCTGCCCACGGAACCGTACAGCGCCATTACTACAAGCACTTAAAGGGAGAGGAGACCTCTACCAACTCCGTGGCAACCATCTTTGCCTGGACCGGAGCACTGCGCAAACGCGGCGAGCTGGATGGCAACAAAGAGCTGATGGAATTTGCGGATAAGCTGGAAAAGGCCACCATCGACACCATTGAGGGCGGTGAGATGACAAAAGATCTGGCTCTGATTACCACCATTCCAAACCCAGTGGTACTTAACAGCGGAGACTTTATTAAGGCTATTGCGAAGAGGCTGTAA
- a CDS encoding O-acetylhomoserine aminocarboxypropyltransferase/cysteine synthase family protein yields MGEKRKRADRHFKFETTQLHGGQEHPDSTTGARAVPIYQTSSYVFDNCNHAAARFNLSDPGNIYSRLTNPTLDVFEQRMARLEGGVAALATASGAAALSYTFQNLTRAGDHIVSSGHIYGGTYNYLAHTFPEYGVETTFVDPSDLEAVEAAIRDNTKAVFIETLGNPNSDIADIEKIASIAHRHQIPLIIDNTFATPYLVRPIEYGADIVVHSATKFIGGHGTTVGGVIVDGGRFDWAASGKFPGLTEPNASYHGIRFAQDVGAAAFVTRIRAILLRDTGATLSPFHGFLFLQGLETLSLRVERHVENALKVVEYLKAHPQVEEVHHPSVSQDPIQQQLYKKYFPRGGGSIFTFEIRGGAEKAREFIDNLELFSLLANVADVKSLVIHPASTTHSQMNEKELLEQGIRPGTIRLSIGTEHIDDILEDLEEAFRSVL; encoded by the coding sequence ATGGGAGAGAAGCGTAAGAGAGCAGACAGACATTTTAAATTTGAGACAACCCAGCTTCACGGAGGTCAGGAGCATCCGGATTCTACGACTGGGGCAAGGGCGGTACCGATTTACCAGACATCATCGTATGTATTTGACAACTGTAACCATGCGGCGGCGCGGTTCAATCTCAGTGATCCGGGGAATATATACAGCCGTCTTACAAATCCTACTTTGGATGTATTTGAGCAGAGAATGGCTCGGCTGGAAGGCGGCGTGGCGGCACTGGCCACGGCTTCCGGGGCAGCGGCCCTGTCCTATACATTCCAGAACCTGACACGGGCAGGGGATCATATTGTGTCCTCCGGTCATATTTACGGAGGCACCTATAATTACCTGGCCCACACCTTTCCTGAATATGGGGTGGAGACTACCTTTGTGGACCCGTCCGATTTAGAGGCGGTAGAGGCGGCGATCCGGGATAATACAAAGGCTGTCTTTATAGAGACTCTGGGAAATCCAAATTCCGATATCGCTGATATAGAAAAAATCGCATCCATTGCGCACCGGCATCAGATTCCCCTGATCATAGATAATACCTTTGCCACGCCATACCTTGTCCGTCCAATTGAGTACGGCGCCGATATCGTGGTACACTCAGCCACAAAGTTCATCGGCGGTCATGGAACCACGGTGGGCGGGGTGATTGTGGACGGCGGAAGATTTGACTGGGCTGCCTCCGGCAAGTTTCCCGGACTTACAGAGCCAAACGCCAGCTATCACGGCATCCGTTTTGCCCAGGACGTGGGAGCGGCTGCCTTTGTCACCCGGATAAGGGCCATTCTCCTAAGGGATACAGGGGCTACTCTGTCACCCTTCCACGGATTTCTGTTTCTGCAGGGGCTGGAGACACTGTCTCTGAGGGTGGAACGCCATGTGGAAAATGCGCTTAAGGTGGTGGAATACCTGAAGGCCCATCCCCAGGTGGAAGAGGTTCATCATCCCAGTGTGAGCCAGGATCCGATCCAGCAGCAGCTTTACAAAAAGTATTTCCCCAGGGGAGGCGGATCTATCTTTACATTTGAAATAAGAGGCGGGGCTGAGAAGGCCAGGGAGTTCATCGACAATCTGGAACTGTTCTCCCTTCTTGCCAATGTGGCGGATGTAAAGTCACTGGTGATCCATCCGGCCTCCACCACCCATTCCCAGATGAATGAGAAGGAGCTTCTGGAGCAGGGAATCCGTCCCGGAACCATCCGCCTGTCCATCGGAACCGAGCATATCGACGACATATTGGAGGATCTGGAGGAAGCTTTCCGGTCTGTTTTATAG
- a CDS encoding helix-turn-helix transcriptional regulator encodes MYQEESFKTQKVVYAHTRSDEAEMEYKMHCHDVYEFYYMISGNVEYLLEGRTYTPRPGSLIIIPPGCFHGLRVLDSDEYNRIRLHFAPELLEEDERALLLEPFGAAWCCYEEQFQLEWYFHSLEECGNYGKGLQYIAIRARVLSLLTKIFAIFREASGTSRGKEGQVQEIIRYINQNLSAPLTLEGLAQTFYMSKNHLTAVFKRATGTTVARYILYKRMAIVRKELAMGVPAAEAASRAGFGDYSSFFRAYKKMFGCAPSDKNAPGMPEMDKGSTV; translated from the coding sequence ATGTACCAGGAAGAAAGCTTTAAGACCCAGAAGGTGGTATATGCCCATACGCGCAGCGATGAAGCGGAGATGGAGTATAAGATGCACTGCCATGATGTATACGAGTTTTATTACATGATTTCAGGCAATGTAGAGTATCTGCTGGAGGGCAGGACCTACACACCCAGGCCGGGAAGCCTGATTATCATACCGCCGGGCTGTTTTCACGGGTTAAGGGTACTGGATTCGGATGAATATAACCGGATACGCCTGCACTTCGCCCCCGAACTTCTGGAGGAAGATGAACGGGCGCTGTTGCTGGAGCCCTTTGGGGCCGCATGGTGCTGTTATGAGGAACAGTTCCAGCTGGAGTGGTATTTTCATTCCCTGGAGGAGTGCGGGAATTATGGAAAGGGTTTACAGTATATTGCAATCCGCGCACGGGTCCTGTCTCTTTTGACTAAGATTTTTGCAATATTCAGGGAGGCATCAGGGACTTCCCGCGGAAAGGAAGGACAGGTACAGGAAATCATCCGTTACATCAACCAGAACCTGTCTGCCCCTCTGACACTGGAAGGGCTGGCCCAGACCTTCTATATGAGTAAGAATCATCTGACAGCTGTATTTAAGAGGGCCACGGGAACCACAGTGGCCCGCTACATCCTCTATAAGCGCATGGCAATCGTGAGAAAGGAGCTGGCAATGGGGGTGCCGGCGGCAGAGGCGGCGTCCAGAGCGGGATTTGGAGACTATTCCAGTTTTTTCAGGGCTTACAAAAAAATGTTTGGATGCGCGCCTTCTGATAAGAACGCGCCGGGAATGCCTGAAATGGATAAGGGAAGTACGGTTTAA
- a CDS encoding Glu/Leu/Phe/Val family dehydrogenase, with the protein MEKVYNPYDNVLKIVKEAADILGYTDSDIEAIKYPERELKVAIPVRMDDGTTKVFEGYRVQHSTSRGPAKGGVRFHPAVNPDEVRALAAWMTFKCAVVNIPYGGGKGGVVCDPNELSENEIRAITRRYTAAIAPLIGPEQDIPAPDVGTNAAVMGWMMDTYSMLKGHCIHGVVTGKPICLGGALGRNEATGRGVMYTTKNILNKMGIPAEGTTVAIQGMGNVGSITAKLLYREGMKIIAVSDVSGGIYNPDGLNVPAILDYLSLNRKNLLKDYNEEGMSRITNEELLEMDARVLVPAALENQINASNAHKIRAEVIVEAANGPVAADADGILQDRGITVVPDILANAGGVVVSYFEWVQNIQSVSWTEEEVNEKLKNIMDPAFEAVWDIAMKQNATLRTGAYLIAVRRVVEAKAARAIWP; encoded by the coding sequence ATGGAAAAAGTATATAATCCTTATGACAATGTGTTAAAGATAGTAAAGGAAGCAGCCGATATACTGGGCTATACGGACAGTGACATAGAGGCCATCAAATACCCGGAGAGGGAACTTAAGGTTGCGATCCCGGTACGGATGGACGATGGAACAACCAAGGTATTTGAGGGATACAGGGTACAGCACTCCACATCCCGCGGACCGGCCAAGGGCGGAGTCCGTTTCCATCCGGCAGTCAATCCTGACGAGGTCAGGGCCCTGGCAGCCTGGATGACATTCAAGTGCGCAGTGGTGAACATTCCTTACGGCGGCGGCAAGGGCGGCGTTGTCTGCGACCCCAATGAGCTGTCTGAAAATGAAATCCGGGCAATCACCAGAAGATACACGGCAGCCATTGCTCCCCTTATAGGGCCGGAACAGGATATCCCGGCTCCTGATGTAGGCACTAACGCGGCTGTTATGGGCTGGATGATGGACACCTACAGCATGCTGAAGGGCCACTGTATCCACGGTGTGGTTACAGGCAAGCCCATCTGCCTGGGCGGCGCACTCGGGAGAAATGAGGCCACCGGACGGGGCGTCATGTATACCACGAAAAATATACTGAATAAAATGGGAATCCCGGCGGAGGGAACCACGGTAGCCATTCAGGGAATGGGAAATGTGGGCAGCATCACGGCAAAGCTGCTTTACAGGGAAGGAATGAAAATCATAGCTGTCAGCGATGTATCCGGCGGAATCTATAATCCGGATGGACTTAATGTACCGGCTATCCTGGATTATCTCTCTCTTAACAGGAAGAATCTGTTAAAGGATTATAATGAAGAGGGAATGAGCCGCATTACCAATGAGGAACTGCTGGAGATGGATGCCAGGGTACTGGTGCCGGCAGCCCTTGAAAATCAGATTAACGCTTCCAATGCACATAAAATCCGTGCGGAAGTCATTGTGGAGGCAGCAAACGGCCCGGTTGCCGCAGACGCGGACGGCATACTCCAGGACAGAGGCATTACCGTTGTTCCCGATATTCTGGCCAATGCAGGCGGCGTGGTGGTTTCTTATTTTGAATGGGTTCAGAATATCCAGTCCGTGAGCTGGACCGAGGAAGAAGTCAATGAGAAGCTGAAGAATATAATGGATCCGGCCTTTGAGGCGGTATGGGATATTGCCATGAAACAGAACGCCACATTGCGCACCGGCGCTTACCTGATTGCCGTGAGGCGGGTAGTGGAGGCCAAGGCGGCAAGGGCAATCTGGCCATAA
- a CDS encoding LysR family transcriptional regulator — protein sequence MFSGMNYVYEVYKEQSFSKAAENLYISQPALSSMIKKIETKIGMPLFDRSTSPIQLTECGKKYIKTAEKIMDLENEFAYYVGNLQELKTGRLSVGGTYLFSSFIFPPIIDKFRRAYPHVKLNLFEGHTPLLEQKLFAGELDIIIDNYLLDAGIYEKERFMEERLLLAVPSSFDSNRRAVKYQLKASDIKRCLHQNDTFPAVSLKKFKDEPFVMLRSHNDTRERVEAILGRAGIQLNYTLKLNQLLTTYHLTEYGMGASFVSDTVVKCLPENPDIIYYKIDDPEAVRDVYLYYKKNKYLTRSMIEFIKMAIPGIEKNSEKYV from the coding sequence ATGTTCAGCGGGATGAATTACGTATATGAAGTCTATAAGGAACAGAGCTTTTCCAAGGCTGCTGAGAACCTTTACATATCCCAGCCGGCCCTCAGTTCCATGATCAAGAAGATTGAGACAAAGATAGGCATGCCCCTCTTTGACCGGAGCACCAGCCCCATCCAGCTGACGGAATGCGGCAAAAAGTACATAAAGACCGCCGAGAAAATCATGGACCTGGAAAATGAATTCGCCTACTATGTGGGCAATCTCCAGGAGCTGAAAACCGGCCGCCTGTCCGTGGGCGGCACCTATCTCTTCTCCTCCTTCATATTCCCGCCCATCATAGATAAATTCCGCAGGGCCTACCCGCACGTAAAGCTGAACCTGTTTGAGGGCCACACACCCCTACTGGAACAGAAGCTCTTTGCCGGGGAATTGGACATTATCATTGACAACTATCTGCTGGACGCGGGTATCTATGAAAAGGAACGCTTCATGGAGGAACGTCTGCTGCTGGCTGTCCCCTCCTCCTTTGACAGCAACCGGCGGGCGGTGAAATACCAGCTTAAGGCTTCCGACATAAAGCGCTGTCTTCACCAGAACGACACCTTTCCGGCCGTATCCTTAAAGAAATTCAAGGACGAGCCCTTTGTAATGCTGCGGTCCCACAATGATACCAGGGAACGCGTGGAGGCCATACTGGGCCGGGCGGGAATCCAGCTAAACTATACCTTAAAGCTGAACCAGCTCTTAACCACCTATCACCTGACAGAGTATGGCATGGGCGCTTCATTTGTCAGCGACACCGTGGTCAAGTGCCTTCCGGAAAACCCGGATATCATTTATTATAAAATTGACGACCCTGAGGCGGTAAGAGATGTTTATCTTTATTATAAGAAAAATAAATACCTGACCCGGAGCATGATTGAATTCATCAAAATGGCCATTCCTGGCATTGAGAAAAACTCAGAAAAATATGTATAA
- a CDS encoding PEP/pyruvate-binding domain-containing protein → MVGWPEILKKENLTREEKKCICNRLMTTESHMEQLILKHFTEEDFRSVWMRKIGGGVIGGKACGLLVARKLIELNMPEYAGHVEPHNSFFIGTDVFYRYLVYNRCAELRARHRLEKEHFKETEELTKRLRGGSLPEDIREELSDMLDHYGTTPIIVRSSSIMEDGYGNAFSGKYESIFCMNQGTKEERMEELEEAIRRVYASTMNEQAIEYRRKRHLLDVDEQMALLIQQVAGQQYGGLYMPVAAGMGCSYNPYKWMEHLNPEAGMLRMVMGLGTRAVERTPGDYPRLIGLDRAQANLRTTLAERHKFSQRKVDVLDFCTKSLCTKSLEKILDLLPKWQKKMVLSRDTDAEDMLAERHIYRTIYFADCQGLVDNLEFIRMMRSLMKMLEKEYERPVDVEFAVTNPEEGVWRLNLLQCRPLQTAKSEQVHIPDGVDHQFLFDVRRTSMRRSKEEPIDYIVWVDPQKYYEYEYAKKPDVARLISRINQHFEDTDKKLMLLVPGRIGTSSPELGVPVVYAEISQFSAICEVAYGKAGYHPDLSYGSHMFQDMVEADVYYGAINDNSKTRLYRPELLTRYPEVLKDILPGESQELADIVKVHDVSRSGATLTLDAQEGRAVCRIRGTAQTAER, encoded by the coding sequence ATGGTTGGATGGCCAGAAATCCTTAAAAAGGAAAACCTGACAAGAGAAGAAAAAAAATGTATCTGCAACCGGCTCATGACCACGGAGAGCCACATGGAGCAGCTCATACTGAAGCATTTCACGGAGGAGGATTTCCGCAGTGTCTGGATGCGCAAGATTGGCGGAGGCGTGATTGGCGGCAAGGCCTGCGGCCTGTTGGTCGCCAGGAAGCTGATTGAGCTCAACATGCCTGAGTACGCAGGACATGTTGAGCCCCATAACTCCTTTTTCATCGGCACGGATGTTTTCTACCGTTATCTGGTGTATAACCGCTGTGCGGAGTTAAGGGCCAGGCACCGTCTGGAAAAGGAACATTTTAAGGAGACCGAGGAGCTGACCAAACGGCTGCGTGGCGGTTCCCTTCCCGAAGATATCCGTGAAGAGCTGAGCGATATGCTGGACCACTACGGGACCACCCCCATCATTGTCCGCTCCAGCAGCATCATGGAGGACGGATACGGCAATGCGTTCTCCGGCAAATACGAATCCATTTTCTGCATGAACCAGGGCACCAAAGAAGAACGGATGGAGGAACTGGAGGAGGCTATCCGCCGCGTATACGCCAGCACCATGAACGAACAGGCCATTGAATACCGAAGGAAACGCCATCTGTTAGATGTGGATGAGCAGATGGCCCTGCTGATTCAGCAGGTGGCCGGACAGCAGTACGGCGGCCTCTATATGCCGGTGGCCGCTGGTATGGGCTGTTCCTATAACCCTTATAAATGGATGGAACACTTAAACCCGGAAGCGGGAATGCTGCGCATGGTCATGGGGTTGGGGACCAGGGCTGTAGAGAGAACGCCCGGCGATTATCCCCGCCTCATCGGTCTCGACAGGGCTCAGGCCAATTTAAGAACCACCCTGGCTGAACGCCATAAGTTCTCCCAGCGCAAGGTGGATGTCCTGGACTTTTGCACCAAGTCGCTCTGCACCAAATCCCTGGAAAAAATACTGGACCTCTTACCCAAATGGCAGAAAAAAATGGTCCTCAGCAGGGATACGGATGCCGAGGACATGCTGGCCGAACGCCATATATACAGAACCATCTATTTTGCGGACTGCCAGGGACTGGTGGACAATCTGGAGTTCATACGAATGATGCGCTCCCTTATGAAGATGCTGGAGAAAGAATATGAACGCCCGGTGGATGTGGAGTTTGCCGTCACAAATCCTGAGGAAGGCGTGTGGAGGCTGAACCTGCTGCAATGCCGTCCCCTTCAGACTGCCAAATCCGAGCAGGTACATATACCGGACGGCGTGGACCACCAATTTCTCTTTGACGTGCGCAGGACATCCATGCGCCGGTCCAAGGAGGAACCAATCGACTATATTGTGTGGGTGGATCCTCAGAAATACTATGAATACGAATATGCCAAAAAACCGGATGTGGCCCGTTTAATCAGCCGCATCAACCAGCATTTCGAGGACACGGATAAGAAGCTGATGCTGCTGGTGCCGGGCCGCATCGGAACCTCATCCCCCGAATTAGGCGTACCTGTGGTCTACGCGGAAATCAGCCAGTTCAGCGCCATCTGTGAGGTGGCCTACGGAAAGGCAGGCTACCATCCGGATCTATCTTACGGCAGCCACATGTTCCAGGACATGGTGGAGGCGGATGTGTATTACGGCGCAATCAACGACAACAGCAAAACCAGGCTGTACCGGCCAGAACTCCTCACCCGGTATCCTGAGGTGTTAAAGGATATTCTGCCCGGTGAATCCCAGGAGCTTGCTGACATCGTAAAGGTCCATGACGTAAGCCGGTCCGGAGCCACCCTGACCCTGGATGCCCAGGAGGGCCGCGCCGTGTGCCGGATACGGGGCACGGCGCAGACTGCCGAGCGGTAA
- a CDS encoding spore coat associated protein CotJA has protein sequence MNLCNCDAKVPVSQCGCGKELPAPGPGVQLAIATVPMQPWETPYEPSKALKQGTIFPCLDLPFFIVGGEKNA, from the coding sequence ATGAATTTATGCAATTGTGACGCCAAAGTTCCTGTATCACAATGCGGGTGCGGCAAGGAGCTTCCCGCCCCCGGACCAGGAGTACAGCTGGCCATTGCCACTGTTCCCATGCAGCCCTGGGAAACACCCTATGAGCCATCCAAAGCCCTGAAACAGGGGACTATTTTCCCCTGCCTGGATCTGCCGTTTTTTATAGTAGGAGGTGAAAAAAATGCCTGA
- a CDS encoding spore coat protein CotJB translates to MPDRCQLLQQINEISFVVNDLNLYLDTHPTDDKALDAFSQAMAQRKQLLDSFAKEYEPLTLNCVCPETNNKSESHTKYPGQKHFTWSDGPLPWDCPEH, encoded by the coding sequence ATGCCTGACCGCTGCCAGCTGCTTCAGCAGATTAATGAGATAAGTTTTGTTGTCAATGACCTGAACCTGTATCTGGATACCCACCCCACAGACGACAAGGCATTGGACGCGTTCAGCCAGGCCATGGCACAGAGAAAACAGCTTCTGGATTCCTTTGCCAAGGAATATGAGCCCCTTACCCTGAACTGTGTCTGCCCTGAAACCAATAACAAGTCCGAATCCCATACCAAGTACCCCGGCCAGAAGCATTTTACCTGGTCAGACGGACCTCTTCCATGGGACTGCCCGGAACATTAA
- a CDS encoding manganese catalase family protein — protein MWTYEKRLQFPVKITQTCPKTASLIISQFGGPDGELAASMRYLSQRYTMPCKEVGGLLTDIGTEELAHLEMICAIIYQLTKNLTPEQAKTAGFDAYYIDHTTALWPTAAAGVPFNACEFQSKGDAITDLHEDLAAEQKARTTYDNLIRIIENPEVREPLKFLRAREVVHFQRFGEALEKIKYKLDEKNFYYFNPEFDKQFVQNEK, from the coding sequence ATGTGGACTTATGAAAAACGGTTACAATTTCCCGTAAAAATTACCCAGACCTGTCCCAAGACAGCGTCCCTGATTATCAGCCAGTTCGGCGGTCCTGACGGCGAATTAGCTGCTTCCATGCGTTATCTTTCCCAGCGTTACACCATGCCATGCAAGGAAGTGGGCGGACTGCTGACAGATATTGGCACAGAAGAGCTTGCCCATCTGGAAATGATCTGCGCCATTATCTATCAGCTGACCAAAAATCTGACACCGGAACAGGCCAAGACAGCGGGCTTTGACGCTTATTATATCGACCATACCACAGCCCTGTGGCCAACGGCTGCTGCGGGCGTTCCCTTTAATGCCTGTGAATTCCAGTCCAAGGGCGATGCCATAACAGATCTCCATGAGGACCTGGCGGCAGAACAGAAAGCCAGGACCACCTATGACAACCTGATCCGAATTATTGAAAACCCGGAGGTAAGAGAACCCCTTAAATTTCTCCGGGCCAGGGAAGTCGTTCATTTTCAGCGTTTCGGGGAGGCGCTGGAAAAGATAAAGTACAAGCTGGATGAAAAGAATTTCTACTATTTCAATCCGGAGTTTGATAAGCAGTTTGTACAGAACGAGAAATAA